Proteins encoded in a region of the Cytobacillus pseudoceanisediminis genome:
- a CDS encoding ABC-F family ATP-binding cassette domain-containing protein, translating to MITVSNVGLRYGDRKLFEDVNIKFTPGNCYGLIGANGAGKSTFLKILSGEIEAQSGSVHLGPGERLAVLKQNHFEYEEFEALKVVIMGHARLYEVMQEKDAIYMKADFTDEDGMKAAELEGEFAELNGWEAESEAAILLKGLGIEEELHDKKMADLSGSEKVKVLLAQALFGKPDVLLLDEPTNHLDIKAIQWLEEFLINFENTVIVVSHDRHFLNKVCTHIADLDFGKIQIYVGNYDFWYESSQLAQRMAQDANKKKEEKIKELQSFIARFSANASKSKQATSRKKLLDKISLDDIKPSSRKYPYVGFSPDREIGNDLLRVDGISKTIDGVKVLNNVSFIMNKDDKIALVGPNELAKTTLFKILTGEMEPDEGTYKWGVTTSQSYFPKDNSEFFENSDLNLVDWLRQFSPADDSESFLRGFLGRMLFSGEEVLKKASVLSGGEKVRCMLSKMMLSGANVLMLDEPTNHLDLESITALNNGLINFKGSMIFASHDHQFIQTIANRIIEITPAGIVDKQMTYDEYLEDSSIQKQVADMYQ from the coding sequence ATGATAACTGTCAGTAATGTAGGTCTTCGATACGGCGACCGCAAACTATTCGAAGATGTTAATATTAAATTCACACCTGGCAATTGCTATGGTTTGATTGGAGCAAATGGTGCCGGTAAATCAACTTTTCTAAAGATTTTATCCGGTGAAATCGAGGCACAATCGGGAAGTGTTCATTTAGGTCCCGGCGAGCGCCTTGCTGTCCTGAAACAGAATCATTTTGAATACGAAGAGTTTGAAGCATTAAAAGTAGTCATCATGGGACATGCCCGCCTGTATGAAGTAATGCAGGAAAAAGATGCGATTTATATGAAAGCCGATTTCACTGATGAAGATGGAATGAAGGCTGCTGAACTTGAAGGTGAGTTTGCAGAACTGAACGGATGGGAAGCGGAATCTGAAGCAGCTATTTTGCTGAAAGGGCTGGGCATCGAAGAAGAACTTCATGACAAAAAAATGGCTGACCTTTCCGGTTCTGAAAAAGTGAAAGTTCTTCTTGCGCAAGCCCTTTTCGGCAAGCCGGATGTTCTTTTGCTGGATGAGCCGACAAACCACTTGGATATCAAAGCAATTCAATGGCTTGAGGAATTTCTGATCAACTTTGAAAATACTGTTATTGTTGTATCCCATGACCGTCACTTCTTAAACAAAGTATGTACTCATATTGCCGACCTTGACTTTGGGAAAATTCAGATTTACGTCGGGAACTATGACTTCTGGTATGAGTCGAGCCAGCTTGCACAAAGGATGGCTCAGGATGCCAATAAGAAAAAGGAAGAAAAAATCAAGGAACTTCAAAGCTTTATTGCCCGCTTTAGTGCGAACGCATCAAAATCCAAGCAGGCAACTTCACGTAAAAAGCTTCTTGATAAGATTTCTTTGGACGACATCAAACCGTCTTCCAGAAAATATCCGTATGTCGGATTTTCGCCTGACCGTGAAATCGGGAATGATTTGCTAAGAGTAGACGGCATCAGCAAAACAATTGATGGCGTAAAGGTTCTGAATAATGTCAGCTTTATCATGAACAAAGATGATAAAATTGCGTTAGTTGGCCCAAACGAATTGGCGAAGACTACATTATTTAAAATATTGACTGGTGAAATGGAGCCGGATGAAGGAACGTATAAGTGGGGTGTTACAACATCTCAATCCTATTTCCCGAAAGATAACTCGGAGTTCTTCGAAAACTCTGATTTGAATCTTGTAGACTGGCTGCGCCAATTCTCACCTGCTGATGATAGTGAAAGCTTCCTGAGAGGTTTCCTTGGAAGAATGCTATTCTCTGGTGAGGAAGTTCTAAAGAAAGCAAGCGTTCTCTCAGGTGGAGAAAAAGTCCGCTGCATGCTTTCCAAAATGATGCTTAGCGGTGCAAATGTACTTATGCTGGATGAGCCAACCAACCACCTTGATTTGGAATCCATTACAGCATTGAACAATGGGCTAATTAACTTCAAAGGGTCTATGATTTTTGCATCACATGACCATCAGTTCATTCAAACCATTGCCAACCGCATTATTGAAATTACACCGGCTGGCATCGTCGATAAGCAAATGACTTATGATGAGTATTTAGAAGATTCATCCATTCAAAAACAAGTTGCTGATATGTATCAGTAG
- a CDS encoding FAS1-like dehydratase domain-containing protein: MESLLKEDVKLKPFRFTIERGKIKEFAMAIGDRNPIYFDADIARKEGYRDIPIPPTFPTAIEMWGGLDFETLISLFGLDPLKVLHGGQEYRYMGELCAGDTITAAPQLISAFEKRNLRFITIGIHYKNSEGIKVLYSESTIIERRRTE, encoded by the coding sequence ATGGAATCTCTTTTAAAAGAAGATGTAAAACTAAAACCTTTCCGCTTCACAATTGAGAGGGGGAAAATCAAGGAATTTGCTATGGCAATTGGAGACAGAAATCCTATTTATTTTGATGCGGACATCGCGAGAAAAGAGGGATACCGTGACATCCCCATTCCGCCTACATTTCCGACGGCCATAGAGATGTGGGGAGGATTGGATTTCGAAACCCTAATCAGCCTATTCGGCCTTGACCCGCTTAAGGTTCTTCACGGAGGACAGGAATATCGCTATATGGGGGAATTATGCGCCGGCGATACAATAACTGCCGCTCCTCAGTTAATCTCAGCATTTGAAAAGAGGAATCTGCGTTTTATCACTATAGGAATTCATTATAAAAACAGTGAAGGAATCAAGGTTCTATATTCGGAATCTACCATTATCGAAAGAAGGAGAACAGAATAA
- a CDS encoding MaoC/PaaZ C-terminal domain-containing protein encodes MSELTVIHKPEITHTQLVKYAGASGDFNPIHTVVPIGEKAGLDGVIAHGMLIMGMAGEALADWFPRKT; translated from the coding sequence ATGAGCGAATTAACAGTGATTCATAAACCCGAGATCACACATACACAGCTGGTCAAGTATGCAGGCGCATCCGGGGACTTTAATCCAATTCATACAGTAGTACCGATTGGGGAAAAAGCGGGATTGGACGGTGTGATTGCCCATGGGATGCTCATTATGGGAATGGCAGGCGAAGCACTGGCTGATTGGTTTCCGAGAAAAACCTGA
- a CDS encoding penicillin acylase family protein: protein MGVQLKPKSKWKKYSLWTFAIILVLLAAAFFVMFGYLSRSIPKTEGEIKIGSISADVRVNRDGNGVPHILADNERDLFIAQGYVQAQDRLFQMDLSRRQASGRLSEVIGEGAVENDKYFRTLGLRRAAEASYEAYSPEAKKILGWFAEGVNLYIKEVKDTGKWPPEFSILGYKPEEWTPVDSLTIGKYMAYDLGGHWESQAFRYYLLQHFPEDKAYELFPSYPEEAPYIIGKHNLNIEESFANAITPPEFNGSNNWAAAGSKTASGKPILADDPHLSLSTPSIWYQMHLQSPEMNVSGVIFAGIPGIILGHNENIAWGVTNTGPDVQDLYIEKRNPANKNEFLFNEKWEKAEIIEEPIKVKDKETISYQVTITRHGPVISEFAADSGKDTVLSLQWTALEPSKELEAILKMNKSSDWHQFEEALELFHTPAQNFVFASPDGTIAYKANGKIPIRKKGDGLLPVPGWSDEYGWESYIPYDQLPKAINPREGYISTANNKVMDDSYPYHISHDWAQPYRQMRIQEFLKSKDELTAEDMMSLQMDQKNLQAEEFIPIFLSKIREPSSNLEKEALSALSKWDYNDSKDGAAPLIFNLWMKSISDVLFEDEITPEMRKLFKGQKQAVDELLRNAAKGRVSRWIEEKGGLEEVLSRSLSSAVKKAADLQGNNLSEWKWGDYHQLAFSHPLSSVKPLNFLFNREGRIPVGGSSVTVQAAANKEDGTVNHGGSWRFVMDTQNMNTAYHLVGPGQSGHPLSQWYHDQMNGWAEGNYHKTALNEERTKHTLLLKP from the coding sequence ATTGGGGTCCAGCTCAAGCCAAAATCAAAGTGGAAGAAATATTCACTATGGACCTTTGCAATCATATTAGTGTTATTGGCTGCGGCATTTTTCGTTATGTTTGGTTATTTATCGCGCTCAATCCCTAAAACTGAAGGAGAGATCAAAATTGGATCCATCTCTGCTGATGTCAGGGTGAATCGCGACGGCAATGGCGTTCCCCACATACTTGCGGATAATGAACGAGACCTTTTTATTGCACAGGGATATGTGCAGGCTCAGGATCGCCTATTTCAAATGGATTTAAGCAGGCGGCAGGCATCTGGCAGATTAAGTGAAGTGATCGGGGAAGGGGCGGTTGAAAATGATAAATACTTTAGGACACTTGGACTGAGAAGGGCCGCAGAAGCATCCTATGAAGCATATTCCCCGGAAGCAAAAAAGATTTTAGGCTGGTTTGCGGAAGGAGTAAATCTTTATATTAAAGAGGTGAAAGATACCGGAAAATGGCCGCCTGAATTTTCCATACTTGGCTATAAGCCTGAAGAATGGACTCCCGTGGATTCACTTACTATCGGCAAATATATGGCATATGATCTTGGAGGACACTGGGAAAGCCAGGCATTCCGATATTATCTCCTTCAGCATTTTCCGGAAGATAAAGCGTATGAATTATTCCCCTCATATCCGGAAGAAGCCCCTTACATAATAGGAAAACACAACTTAAATATTGAAGAAAGCTTTGCAAATGCAATCACTCCACCGGAATTCAACGGAAGCAATAACTGGGCTGCAGCAGGCAGCAAAACGGCATCCGGGAAGCCAATTCTTGCGGATGATCCGCATTTATCACTCAGCACACCTTCCATCTGGTATCAGATGCATTTGCAATCCCCGGAGATGAACGTCAGCGGAGTCATTTTTGCCGGTATTCCGGGCATTATTCTCGGTCACAATGAGAACATTGCATGGGGAGTAACCAATACAGGACCAGATGTCCAGGATTTGTATATTGAAAAAAGGAATCCTGCCAATAAAAATGAGTTTCTATTCAATGAAAAATGGGAAAAGGCAGAAATAATTGAAGAACCAATTAAGGTAAAAGACAAGGAGACAATTAGCTATCAAGTAACGATTACACGCCACGGACCTGTAATTTCGGAATTTGCTGCAGACAGCGGCAAAGATACAGTTCTTTCTTTGCAATGGACTGCCCTTGAACCTTCAAAAGAACTGGAAGCCATTCTAAAAATGAATAAATCATCGGACTGGCATCAATTTGAAGAAGCATTGGAGTTATTTCATACACCCGCACAGAACTTTGTATTTGCCTCGCCAGATGGAACAATAGCTTATAAAGCAAACGGTAAAATCCCCATCAGAAAGAAAGGAGACGGGCTACTGCCAGTACCTGGCTGGTCGGATGAATACGGCTGGGAAAGCTATATACCTTATGATCAACTGCCAAAAGCGATTAATCCAAGAGAAGGATACATCTCAACTGCAAACAATAAGGTTATGGATGACAGCTACCCTTACCATATAAGTCATGATTGGGCACAGCCGTATAGGCAAATGCGCATCCAGGAATTCCTGAAAAGCAAGGATGAACTTACAGCAGAAGACATGATGTCTCTGCAGATGGATCAGAAAAACCTGCAGGCCGAGGAATTTATACCCATTTTCCTGTCTAAAATTAGAGAACCATCTTCCAATCTTGAAAAGGAAGCTTTATCCGCCCTGAGTAAATGGGATTATAACGACAGCAAAGATGGAGCAGCCCCTCTCATTTTCAATCTTTGGATGAAAAGCATATCCGATGTTCTTTTTGAAGATGAGATAACACCAGAAATGAGGAAGCTCTTTAAAGGACAAAAGCAGGCAGTGGATGAATTATTGAGAAATGCAGCAAAAGGCAGGGTAAGCCGCTGGATAGAAGAAAAGGGAGGACTGGAGGAAGTCCTTTCACGATCATTGAGTTCAGCCGTAAAGAAAGCTGCAGATCTTCAAGGAAACAACCTGTCTGAGTGGAAATGGGGAGACTATCACCAATTAGCCTTTTCCCATCCGCTTTCAAGTGTAAAACCTTTAAACTTCTTGTTTAATAGAGAAGGGCGGATTCCTGTTGGAGGAAGCTCAGTCACTGTCCAGGCAGCAGCTAATAAAGAAGATGGCACAGTAAATCATGGGGGCTCGTGGAGATTTGTAATGGATACGCAAAACATGAATACTGCCTATCACCTTGTGGGACCAGGACAATCAGGACATCCTCTAAGCCAGTGGTATCATGACCAGATGAACGGCTGGGCAGAAGGGAACTATCATAAGACAGCTCTCAATGAAGAGAGGACCAAGCATACACTTTTATTAAAACCTTGA
- a CDS encoding aldehyde dehydrogenase family protein has product MSQLTAGLKEKVEKFLSGKKKLYINGEFVESKSQKTFDTYNPATGEVLASVFEAGAEDIDLAVKAARKAFDEGKWSKMSASKRSRLMYKLADLMEENSEELAQLETLDNGKPIRETTNADIPLAVEHMRYYAGWSTKIVGQTIPVSGPFFNYTRHEAVGVVGQIIPWNFPLLMAMWKLGAALATGCTVVLKPAEQTPLSALYLAELMDEAGFPPGVVNIVPGFGETAGQPLVDHPLVDKIAFTGSTEVGKLIMSNASKTLKRVTLELGGKSPNIILPDADLSKAIPGALNGVMFNQGQVCCAGSRVFIQKKQFDNVVADMASHAKKIKQGAGIHADTEIGPLVSAEQQNRVLGYIEKGLSEGAQLVAGGDKPQEQGYFVSPTIFADVRDEMTIAKEEIFGPVISAMPYDDLDELINRANNSEYGLAAGVWTRDVANAHYVANKLRAGTVWVNCYNAFDAASPFGGYKQSGIGREMGSYALDNYTEVKSVWISMK; this is encoded by the coding sequence ATGAGTCAGCTAACTGCAGGTTTAAAAGAAAAGGTGGAAAAGTTTTTAAGCGGAAAGAAGAAATTATATATCAATGGTGAATTTGTTGAAAGCAAATCACAGAAAACGTTTGATACGTATAACCCGGCTACAGGGGAAGTTCTTGCTTCTGTTTTTGAAGCCGGTGCAGAAGATATTGATCTTGCAGTAAAAGCAGCCCGAAAGGCTTTTGATGAAGGCAAATGGTCAAAAATGAGCGCCTCTAAGCGCAGCCGCCTGATGTATAAGCTTGCTGATCTTATGGAAGAAAACAGTGAAGAATTAGCACAGCTTGAGACGTTGGATAATGGTAAGCCGATTCGTGAAACAACTAATGCCGATATTCCTCTGGCTGTTGAACATATGCGCTATTATGCAGGCTGGTCTACGAAGATTGTCGGCCAGACTATTCCTGTCAGCGGGCCATTCTTCAACTATACTCGCCATGAGGCAGTTGGTGTGGTGGGACAAATCATCCCTTGGAACTTCCCTCTTCTTATGGCAATGTGGAAGCTGGGTGCTGCCCTTGCAACAGGATGTACGGTTGTTCTTAAGCCAGCAGAGCAAACACCTCTTTCTGCTCTATATCTTGCTGAACTAATGGATGAAGCCGGCTTCCCTCCAGGGGTTGTCAATATTGTACCAGGTTTCGGTGAAACAGCTGGCCAGCCGCTTGTCGATCATCCCTTAGTAGATAAAATAGCGTTTACTGGTTCTACTGAAGTAGGCAAACTGATTATGTCCAATGCTTCAAAAACCTTAAAGCGCGTTACGCTTGAGCTTGGCGGTAAGTCTCCAAATATCATTCTGCCAGACGCTGATTTATCAAAGGCTATTCCAGGAGCTCTGAACGGTGTTATGTTCAACCAGGGTCAGGTGTGCTGTGCCGGCTCCCGTGTTTTCATACAAAAAAAGCAGTTTGATAATGTTGTAGCTGACATGGCTTCACATGCCAAAAAAATTAAACAAGGTGCCGGTATTCATGCTGACACAGAAATTGGCCCGCTTGTTTCTGCTGAGCAGCAAAACCGCGTTCTTGGGTACATTGAAAAAGGCCTTAGCGAAGGTGCCCAGCTTGTAGCAGGAGGCGACAAACCGCAAGAGCAAGGTTACTTCGTCTCCCCTACTATTTTTGCTGATGTTCGTGACGAAATGACGATTGCGAAGGAAGAAATATTCGGACCGGTTATTTCGGCCATGCCTTATGATGACTTAGACGAATTAATTAACCGGGCAAATAACAGTGAATATGGTTTAGCTGCAGGTGTTTGGACTCGTGATGTGGCAAATGCACACTATGTGGCCAACAAACTCCGCGCAGGTACAGTTTGGGTGAACTGCTACAACGCCTTTGACGCTGCATCTCCATTTGGCGGCTACAAGCAATCCGGAATCGGCCGTGAGATGGGATCATACGCTCTGGATAACTATACAGAAGTTAAGAGTGTTTGGATTTCAATGAAATAA
- a CDS encoding YjcZ family sporulation protein translates to MGAGAGYGGGFALIVVLFILLIIVGAAFVGGGY, encoded by the coding sequence ATGGGTGCAGGAGCAGGGTATGGCGGCGGTTTTGCTTTAATCGTTGTCCTGTTTATACTTCTAATCATTGTTGGTGCTGCTTTCGTTGGCGGAGGCTACTAA
- a CDS encoding YozQ family protein, whose amino-acid sequence MNKKDKNDGTDIAGRYYETEDYNRNDQLSSGLATTHEQVSDAYMEGQADAVIEDVVGVDISIPRKGYDE is encoded by the coding sequence ATGAATAAAAAGGACAAAAATGATGGCACAGATATTGCCGGCAGATATTATGAGACTGAAGATTATAACAGGAATGATCAGCTTTCATCCGGCCTGGCGACAACACATGAACAAGTGAGTGACGCATACATGGAAGGACAGGCAGATGCGGTAATTGAAGACGTTGTCGGGGTGGATATTTCCATTCCGCGCAAAGGGTATGATGAATAA